The Cydia amplana chromosome 1, ilCydAmpl1.1, whole genome shotgun sequence DNA segment CTAAAAATCCCCTTTTTCGTTGAATTTATGTGAAACGAATATACTAACGATCCTTTAAATCTACTGACCACCCTTTAATACTGGaaagtaaatatataaacaGATATGTTTTAGTTTACAAAGATACCTTAGTCCACATACTGTGTACGAAAGTAGGAGCGTACAGAAAAACCAAAAGTTTTCCGCGTCTTTCAAGAATGACATaggagtatttttttttgtaaaaaagctAATTTGCTCGAATAGAAACGAGGACGCAATATTATACTCTATTGATTCAATAAAAGGTCTTAGAGACCTGGTAATGTAAAGCCGTAAAGCTAACGATATCACTCATCCTCCCCTCTTTAGagaacattcttacacagataaaTAGATACGAACTATGTGTTAATGTTTTTGCTTTGCAAAATATTTAGTGGTATTGTCTAGACATTGTAAGTTGAATGAATTAGCACTCGTGTAAAAGTATAAAGAATCTACTTATTCTACCCTCAACATTAGGCCAAGAAATGTCAGATTTAAAAACTGTTCAATACGACTTAAAACAAGACAAGATTTCTTATAGAGATCTATATAAAATACAATAGCAATTATTTTCATTTCCTCCAAAAGAGCTCAGGAGGTAACTATGTCTCTCTTTTTTCCAGAACCCTTGCTTAGCTCCAGATATAATAGCGCAGATATTCTACAAACATCATTAataacgtattttttatttctatctaaataataataagtcttAAATATAATCAGTACAGGTATTTACAAATGCACACTTGTGCGAATTCATTAGCTGCCACTCGAAGGAGCAACTTTTCGTCGACATCCTTTAGCGCATAATTATACCATCGACAATTTAATGGAGATTATAGTCACATTTTGTACGATTATTAACACCCATATTACACGTTATTTAGTTAGTTATATACCATCGTAGTAAACAATCGAAAAATTATTTGACTACTCAGAAGATGATACATAGGACTTTGATATTTCGCCAGAAGTGGACAACAGGACATTTTtactaattataatattccaATAAGATGCCTTTAAGTAATGGATATGACCAAACTCTAAGTTTTTTTGTCGTTTAGATCGTAGGCCCGGGACTGTCCATCCAGGTCGTTGCAATAGATACCTATTAAGCTACAAATTACTCAGTCTCATAATTGTTGGCGATAGTCAGGAGAATTTATTTATGTTGGTATGCGGTGCTTGAGGCCTCGCAGCTCCAAGACCAGATCGGAGTCTCCTGCCACGAAACGCTTGCTGATTTTTCGCGATTTTGCCGAGTCCTGTGGACAAAATAACATGACTTAATTCTAGGTTTAAACAAATTCGATACCTGAAAATATTACGTCTAAAAAGGTTTTTTTCTTAAAGTGACATGAAGACGGTGTTGCTGTTGTCTAGCGTCGCTTAGGTCATTGCAGTTCTGAGAGTTGTTCGAATGACCCGGCCTCCGGGCTCGGGCCGTGTCACCCGCCACCCCCGGCCCGGCCGGCTATTTTTAGACTCGGGGGTTTACCGTTTCACCGAGTTGGAAAACAAGTGACATCATTCCGATTCTACAGCTAAAacactaaattttttttatcaatcccACTTACCTCAGAGTGTGTGTGTATCGACTCCTTTTCTTTCTGCAACAGTTTCGCGAGTCTGCCGTAGAATGCCGACGCCCTTTTGTTTTCGTCGCTCTGGTGTTTGTAGGAGTTCGCCGGCCGGGGCACCATGATCTCCGCCTGCCCAACCTTCGCCGCGGTGGTCGTCACTGGCGCGGTAGTGGTGACGCTTCTCTTGTTGCCGCCGTCCCAGTTGATGAAGCCTTCATCATTAGGGTAGTCATCTTCTTCTTCGATTTTAGGAACTGTTTTCGGAACGTGGTAGAGTGGTTTGCCCGCCAACGCCTTGAGTTCACGAACATCTTCATCTTCGACATCCCGCTCTTCGTAGTCGACTGTGGGGAAGGCCGCTCGGGTGTTCTCGCGCCGCCTTTGGGCGTCCTGGGCCATTTGTGTGAGGATCAAGTTGTCCAGGAAAGCCGCGCTCACATCGTCCACATCATTGGGGCGCCAGTGAGGAGAGGCATCACTTTCAAACCATGTTTCTTGTCCGATTGGGAGAGCAGAGAACCTCTCCTCTTGCCTCTTCGGAGCCTCATTTGTGAAATGTCCGTATGGATCATAGAAGTACGGATAAGGAACTTGCCCATATACCTCGGGCGCGTTTACTGTGGGATTATCGTAATAGTATTGTACTTTCGGTGCGTAATAGTAATCGTCGTCTTGATAATCATGGGATGGTTGCGGGTACATAGGCCATGCCGAATAGGCTCCACATTGCACGGTAAAACAACCAACCACGAAAGCCCACAATctataaaagaaaagaaaatattcaaGTAAAAGCTCCTATTGCCAATTAATTCACAAAATCGAAATCTTCAAAATGGTAATGAAAATTCTTAATCTCACAagtatttttgtttaagtatattttGGAAAAATGACTAATTTATGCGTTTTATAAATGAATCGGATATCCACCCACCTTATGCTCGGGATCAGCATGTTGCACTTTTTATCACTGTTCGTTGTTACTTGGTTCGCGAGTAGAGCACGACTATGCGAGGCGGGAGCTCCGGAGCTGCTTTATAAGCATCGCGCCCACGCGTGCCGCCCACACTCTCAATGAACCTCCGCCCTGCCCCTTCCCTGTACGAGCCCGTGCCTCCCCGGGGGTCGTGTCGCCCCCGCCTCCCCAACTCCACTCTGCTATCGATCGCGCCCGCAGATTATTATTCATCTCGCTAAATTGtgacactgttttttttttctcaccaGACACATTCACTACAATATTGGCATAGGCTAGTGCTATGCCAAATTAGATGTGGGATTTCTGGGTTCTATTATTGAACAGAGAATAATGTCCTGTTCGTGTGGCGGGGCGCTGTGGAAAATTTCTTTGTTGAGGAACGTGACTTGTTCAGCTCGAATTTGTACTGTAAGGGCGCGAAGAGTGCAACTACTGTAAAGGCAGTGGTATGAAGATAGATCTCCCTGATAACACACTCAGTGTAGTATTcacaaatagttaaaaaaaGTATACGAAGATTTTTTTTGGATTTAAACCTCCTAATAAATGAGTAGGTAGCTTGCCCACATAGCACTTACTTATCCCATTTATCTCCCTGGATGAGATGGGAGTTCAAACAATATTTGAATTATTAAATGCCAAAGTTCACCAAGGAAATATCTAGTACCTATTATTTGATCTAAAACAGACAGGGGTAACATCCTAGTTGGTTAACTACCAGTATAGTGACTCACTTCTAGTATAAATCAGCTGAATACTCCTCCACATTGATGAGGGTCATGCATGGTACCCTCTGACGTCGTGTaggtgtaatgtttttttatttaagtatttaatctttattgcacaaatgaaaTTACAACGTaaaaaaggcgaacttaatgccataaggcgttctctaccagtcaaccttagaCTTAGAGGTTTTTTCTACCATTTTCTCTGATCTTGTAGAAGCAGCCTGACGTTTATGGCTGTTCGGGAAGTTTCCAAAAATTTGGAAAAGTTCTCGGAGACTTCATTTAAATTTCAtaagaaataaacaaaatgaaaatgtatgaaatagtAAGTTTCATTTCCCATTGAAAATTATGAGAAGTTTCATGGTGAAAATTTCGCAACTTTGCAAACTTTCCTATGGCACGTCAGTAGCTCAGACAATCTTGTTGGATTGCAAGTCGGATGCCATTTAAGTACCTTGCCAGTGATCGCTATTTGTCCAACATTCCTTTGGTGTATTTTAAAAtgatgtttttttctttatatcaATTCGCTAACAACTGATATCGGGACGGGATGTACAACGAAACTACAATTGTGATCCATTTCTAAATTGATCCTACAACTCGTGCTCCTTTTATTTTCTTGCGAGTATAATGATTCTTTTGCATTAGCCAAGATAAACACAAATTACTGTAATTATTTAATTGCGCTTACGCCTGCGGCGACCAGTGGGCGTCGCAAACAATTTCCACCGTCAGTTTTTCTACACTACCATTAACAAACCTCTCTCAACTGGACAGCAGCTAGCCCCCAGTATTACTTGAAGCCAAGATTTGTAACAACTGCTGCGTATTCAAAGACCAACTTATACTAGTCTCTTTACTCAAGTGCTTGTAAAAAAGAATATTAGACGTCGTAATCAACGGACCACGCATTTTCCTTTCAAtagaaaattaattgaaaaataaacaatatagtCAATATCATTGTTTTGACGATTTTATATGTAGGCCTCCACAAAGCCCACCCACAGTCTGAAAATAGCTTAATCTAAAAGGGTGTGACTTATGGCCCCGACGCTATCTTTGTATTGTCTTTGCGTGGGCGGACGCGAGGTCTTAGGTGTTTCACCCTTTACTTCaagttattaataaaattaataatgtacCCCACTCGAGTCTAACGCTCATTTAATACCGTTAATTAGTATGAGTAgatgtttttattgtcactgcAAGTTATTGTGAGattttacgaaaaaaattgattatAGGTACCAAAAATCAGTAccgttaaattatttttaaatcattACATTAACTTGGTGACTCTTCGGACGATATATGAgttttgttttttactttttcatgtTCTTAACTGGCAAATAATCTATTATTAAAGTGTAAATAATATACGTATATGAAGTATTAATAATATACGTAcgtcatatacatatatgtaggtattatttaagtATTGATTGTGAAAATCTAAAACCGAAACATACGAGTAGAACGCTGCGCGCTGAGAGATTTGATTTCTGAATATTTTGTAGATAGCTGtgcaaataaaataggtacctaattaattagtTTCAGTTTTCGCGATAAAGTTAAATTTTGttaaaacgttcaaaaataGCGCAAATTTAGGTTCTAAATATAACATGTATGTTAGGGTGTCCCTTATTTTACGATTTTCAGAAATAAATAACGAATACCCCCTAAATCGGTTTCTTTTGTCCTAAAAGACTCTGTAAAAAAATTCAGGTCATTCCTGTAACTGTACCCCGTGCCGACTTTCACgagattttcccatacaatgtatgaaaatgttttttttttcttttttttttcatatcaaTTTTGTATAACATTGCcatatttataaactttatttaataaaacaatctcGATGCGAACACAAAACCAATGaaaaattatcaaattagtGTCTGGTCAAATTTCTCCATAGtaatttgtatgggaatttCAGTTGTAATGTAAGTCAGCACGGGTTCTTGTTACTGGAATATCCTGAAAAAAAATTCAGGGTGTTTTGGAGTAGTATCGTTATATTTAGGGGGTATGCgttgttaattttaaaaatcgcAAAATAAGGGACACcttaatgtatgtatgttacaaaataattattgcTACGGGCTACGACGTAGCCTCTGGGTGCCTCATCAAGTTGCCAGTCgttcgctccgtagcgaacgaaatgtGATTTATCTCTGTCAGTTccatcactcttacatattagtgtaCCAGGGAGATGTTAGCGTATCGTTGGCTACGGAGCAAACGTTTggtatcttggctaggcacctagAATTTTGTCCCATCGCGTACCGTAAGTGATATATGAAACCCAGTTTAAGCTTGGAATTCAATGCACAAGTGTCCGTGAGTGTCCACGGTTTAAATTTACTCAGTTTCTGAACGTCACTTACTACGGTCAGGAACACACCTGCTATAGCAAACCCTGTGTGGAGCACCGCCGTtggcaggggcccgtttctcagaagcttgtaacttgtaagtaatacaagtggaagtccctttctaacaaaagctgtcaaaaagtcacatcgtattacaagttacaagcttttgagaaacaggcccctGATTTGACATGAATAAGCTCATCACGCTCGCACCTACTTGAACCACGCGACTGTGCATTTGAAAGTAAAGTTCGAATTCTTAAAGGTGTCCGAATGTTACAATTAATTGCCCAGGGCGTATGCAAAATATttctatataaataatttaaaaaagtaaattactACCGATACAGCAAgagaattaagtaaattaattattttactatgtaaatgcacatcattatttaattacacaaacgggtctaccacgGTAGACGCGGTGACATGCATCCACCTTCTTACATCCATAGTTCTTCTAAACTATAAGAATTAACGGTATTTTCCAAAATGTCGTCCCAACGGCGCCAGTCGGTCAATGCCCCGATGTTTGCTTCCTCAACCTGACGATGCGTTCGCCTGCCGAATTGCACCCTGCACCTACCCTACCCCCTCCGATACGACCTACCCCATGGAGATGCTTTGTGGCTTCAGCTACCGCCATATCTATGTCCGGGCGGTAAGTAAGTTATGTAATGTCTTCCTTCTATtggatatttatataaatatttattttcgtatatagatacctacttaagtattcAGGTATCTTGAAAATTGATACCAGACAAATAGAGCTACAAAAA contains these protein-coding regions:
- the LOC134650877 gene encoding uncharacterized protein LOC134650877, translated to MLIPSIRLWAFVVGCFTVQCGAYSAWPMYPQPSHDYQDDDYYYAPKVQYYYDNPTVNAPEVYGQVPYPYFYDPYGHFTNEAPKRQEERFSALPIGQETWFESDASPHWRPNDVDDVSAAFLDNLILTQMAQDAQRRRENTRAAFPTVDYEERDVEDEDVRELKALAGKPLYHVPKTVPKIEEEDDYPNDEGFINWDGGNKRSVTTTAPVTTTAAKVGQAEIMVPRPANSYKHQSDENKRASAFYGRLAKLLQKEKESIHTHSEDSAKSRKISKRFVAGDSDLVLELRGLKHRIPT